The following DNA comes from Streptomyces globosus.
CGGCTCGGCCAGGCCGTAGCCGCGCAGCACGGCCCGGGTCAGCCGGGCGTGGCGTACGCCGGCACTGGCCAGGGCGGTGTCGGCGTCCAGGGGGAAGCGGGTTGCCGCGTAGCGGCCGGGGTGGCGGCGGGCGTACATGCGGAACACCTCGGCGTAGGCGGCGAGCGCGTCCCGGCCGGACCGGCCGGCCACGGCGTCGGCGGCCAGGTCGGCCAGCTCCTCCAGGCCCAGCAGGGCGATCCGGGTCTTGAGGTCCCGGGAGTTCCGCACGTGCGCGTACAGGCTCGCCACCTTGACGTCGAAGCGGCGGGCGAGTTCCGACAGGGTCACCCGGTCGAAGCCGATCTCGTCGGCCAGCTCCGCTCCCGCCTGCGCCAGCCGATCCGCCGTCAGTCCGGCCCGCCCCGCCATCGCGTCTCCCTCCGCCGTACCGGCCTGTGCCTGAAGAGAGTATGAATCTACCTAAAGCATTTAGGCAAATATGAAAACTGTGGAGGCAGGGGTGGGGACGCGCCCGCGGCCGGGCCAATCCCGCGCCGGGAACCGCCTGCCGGGCGACCCTGGTGGCCCCCGGGCCGATACGGCCCCCGGCCGGAAGGAACGCGGTGGCTGCAGCACCCGACGAGCAGACCCCGGCGGGCCGGTACGGCGAGGACCTGTTCCCGCCGGGCCTCCCGGGCGAGGGCGACCGCATCGACCACGCCGCCCTCGTCTACGACCCGTACACCCGTGAGCGCCTGGCCGCCCTCGGCGCCGGCCCCGGCACGCGCTGCCTGGACGTCGGCGCGGGCACCGGCACCGTCGCGCGCTGGCTCGCCGAGGAGGCCTGCGCCGACGAGGTCGTCGCCCTCGACCGCGACACCGGCCACCTCGACCGACTCGCCGGCGACCGGCTGCGCGTCCGCGCTGCGGATCTGACCCGGCTCGCCGACGAGCCGGGGCTGGGCACCTTCGACCTCGTCCACGCCCGGTTCGTCCTCATGCACCTCCCCGAGCGGAGGGAGGTCCTCGACCGGCTCGTCGGCCTGCTCAACCCCGGCGGACACCTCGTCCTCAGCGACGCCGCCGACGTCCCCGACCCCGGCGACACCGCCTCCCCGTACCGCCGCACCCTCGACGCCATGTGGCACACGCTCCGGGAGACCATCGGCACCGACCTCGCCGCCGTACGCGCCCACCCGCATGCCCTGCGCGCCGCCGGCCTGCACGACGTCGCCGCGGAACTGGTGTGCCCGCCGCTGCGGCCCGGCACCCCGATCGCCGCCTTCTGGACCGACACCCTCCGCCGGCTCCGCCCGGCCCTGCTCTCCGGCGGCCGCCTCGACGAGGCCGTCCTCGACGACGCCCTCGCCTACCTGGAATCCCCGGACCTCGCCGAACTCGCGCCCGGCATGCTCACCGTGTGGGGCCGCCGCCCGTAACCCCGGGCGGCCCGGGCACCGGCCGCACGCCGACCGCCCCGGACCCCCGGCGCGCGGCCGGTGCCCGGGGCGGTGCGGCGGGGCCGCGCTCAGTACCGCAGCGCCCTTGCCGTCTGCGCGGTGACGCTGCCCGACAGCTCGTGCGTGCTGCGCGCGGTGGCCTCCTTCCGGCCTTTCGCCGCCACGTCCTGCACGGTCACCACCACGGTGTCGACCGTGTTGCCGTCCCCGTCCCGGAAGTCGACCTGCACCGCGAACGACTTCGCCGCGTCGTCGGTGTTCTCCACCGTCACCGGCACTTCCGTGTGCCCGTCGCCGGCGGTGGACGGCTTCCCGAGGGTGACGGCGCCCTTCGCGTCCACCCCGTCCTTGACTTCGTCCAACTTCTTCCGGGCCTCCGCGGCCGCCGAAGCCGCCGCGTCCGCAGCGTGCGTCGCGGCCGCCGAGACCTCGGCGCCGGCCGACCGGACCGCCGACGCGGCCCGGGAAGCCGCGTCGGACGCGGAACCGCCGTTCGAACAGCCCGCCGCGCCCAGGGCGGCCGCCGCAACCGCCGCCGCCCACACCATCCCCGCCAGTCGGCGCCTCACCATGTCCCGCCTCCTCGAAGTCCTCCGTGCATGCCGCCAGTCAACGCCGCCGCGGGCCCGCCGCCCGCGCGACCCGGCAGCGCATACGGATGAAGCACCCGCCCGGCGGGACGCCGCCCGCCCACCGGCCGCCCGGCAGGGCGCAGGCGGAGTCCTCCTCGGAGATGCGGTGGCAGGCGATCCAGAGCTCACCGAGGACGAGGCCAACGACCTGCTCGACGGCGGTGACCGCGACACCGGCGGGGAGGACGGTGCGTATGAGTGGGTGAGGTGAACGTGCCGGGAGCCCGGGCGGGGAGAGCAGCGACCCGCCCGGGCTCCCGGCACATACGGGCTCGTTCAGTGGTACCGGCCTGCCGGCTTACGGCGGGATTCCGGGTCGCGTCTACCGTTCCCGCACGTGGGGGTGGAAGCGGAAGAGGTAGGCGGTGGCCGGGTGGGTGTAGGAGGCGCCTCTGCCTGCGGCGTGGAGTTGTTCGCGGGTGGGGTGGGGCGGGCGTTTGGGCTGCAGGTAGCGGTCGAGGTCGCCGGTGGTGAGGCGGTAGCGGCCGGAGCGGTGGTGGAGGACGGCGGCGAGCCGGCAGCGGGGGTCGAGGTGGGCGAGGCCGGCGTCGGCGTGGCTGTTGTTGGCCAGGAGCCAGCCTCCCGGGCGCAGGCAGCGGGTGGCGTGCTCGGATACGGGGCCCGCGTACAGGGAGATCACCAGATCCCACTCGGCCGCGGGGAGTTCCGCCAGGGTGCGGGTGTAGTCGCCGGGGACGAAGGCGATTCGGGGTTGTTCGCGGTACTGCTTGTGCCGGGTGGCGAGGGCGGTGGCGTCGGGGCCCCGGAAGGCCTTGCAGGCGCGGGCGTCGGCGTCGAGGTAGGTGACGTCGGGCCAGTGGTAGGAGGGGGCGAGGTCGAGGTAGCTGCCGGGGTAGAGGACGCGGCCGGCTCCGGTGTGGGCGGCGACGGCCTGGTAGAGGGTGGTGCGGTCGCCGGTGTGGCCGCCGATGCGGTCGATGTAGTCGGTGAAGTCCTGCTCGGGCACGGAGGGCTCCGGTGGAGTGTCGGGGCCGTCAGGCCAGGTGGGCGAAGTGGATGGCGTCGGCGGCAGCGGATCCGGCGGTGACGGCGGCGACGGCTCCCTGTTCCCACGTCCTTCCGGTCAGGTCGCCGGCGGCGTAGAGGCCGGGGATGCTGGTCCGGCGGCTTTCGCCCACGGCGACGTAGCCCTCGCTCAGCGCGAGGCCGTGGTCCCTGACCAGGCGTTCGACGAGCGGGACCTGCCGCTGCGGCTGGGGCCACAGCAGGGTCTGGCGCT
Coding sequences within:
- a CDS encoding TetR/AcrR family transcriptional regulator; translation: MAGRAGLTADRLAQAGAELADEIGFDRVTLSELARRFDVKVASLYAHVRNSRDLKTRIALLGLEELADLAADAVAGRSGRDALAAYAEVFRMYARRHPGRYAATRFPLDADTALASAGVRHARLTRAVLRGYGLAEPEQTHAVRMLGSLFHGYVDLENAGGFAHSAPDSQESWERVVDALDHLLRTWPPAR
- a CDS encoding class I SAM-dependent methyltransferase, whose translation is MAAAPDEQTPAGRYGEDLFPPGLPGEGDRIDHAALVYDPYTRERLAALGAGPGTRCLDVGAGTGTVARWLAEEACADEVVALDRDTGHLDRLAGDRLRVRAADLTRLADEPGLGTFDLVHARFVLMHLPERREVLDRLVGLLNPGGHLVLSDAADVPDPGDTASPYRRTLDAMWHTLRETIGTDLAAVRAHPHALRAAGLHDVAAELVCPPLRPGTPIAAFWTDTLRRLRPALLSGGRLDEAVLDDALAYLESPDLAELAPGMLTVWGRRP
- a CDS encoding FxLYD domain-containing protein; the protein is MVRRRLAGMVWAAAVAAAALGAAGCSNGGSASDAASRAASAVRSAGAEVSAAATHAADAAASAAAEARKKLDEVKDGVDAKGAVTLGKPSTAGDGHTEVPVTVENTDDAAKSFAVQVDFRDGDGNTVDTVVVTVQDVAAKGRKEATARSTHELSGSVTAQTARALRY